One window of the Benincasa hispida cultivar B227 chromosome 3, ASM972705v1, whole genome shotgun sequence genome contains the following:
- the LOC120073181 gene encoding E3 ubiquitin-protein ligase SINAT2-like, producing MAPGSSTCKEVVDSHPSVSGHDIAMSKTENNSTSSKAALGLSGKIGVYSTNGVQELLECPVCTNLMYPPIYQCPSGHTLCSNCKIRVSNCCPTCRHELGNIRCLALEKVAESLEIPCRYQNLGCQDIFPYYSKLKHEQHCRYRPYNCPYAGSECSVTGDIPSLVAHLKDDHKVDMHDGCTFNHRYVKSNPHEVENATWMLTVFNCFGKQFCLHFEAFQLGMAPVYMAFLRFMGDDNEAKKFSYSLEVGGNGRKLIWQGIPRGIRDSHRKVRDSQDGLIIQRNLALYFSGGERQELKLRITGRIWKEE from the exons ATGGCTCCAGGAAGCAGTACCTGCAAAGAAGTTGTTGATTCTCATCCTTCAGTTTCAGGTCATGACATAGCAATGTCTAAAACAGAGAATAATTCTACATCTTCGAAAGCTGCACTTGGTTTGAGTGGGAAAATTGGAGTTTATTCAACCAATGGTGTGCAGGAATTGCTTGAATGCCCTGTCTGCACAAATCTGATGTACCCTCCAATTTACCAG TGCCCAAGTGGCCACACATTGTGCTCAAACTGCAAGATCAGAGTTAGCAATTGTTGCCCGACCTGTCGTCATGAACTTGGAAATATTAGGTGCTTGGCATTGGAAAAGGTAGCTGAGTCACTGGAAATCCCCTGCAGATACCAAAATTTGGGTTGTCAAGATATTTTTCCTTACTACAGTAAGCTAAAGCATGAGCAACATTGTCGATACCGCCCTTACAACTGCCCCTATGCTGGATCAGAGTGCTCAGTCACGGGCGACATCCCGTCTCTTGTTGCACATCTCAAGGATGATCACAAGGTTGACATGCATGATGGGTGTACCTTCAATCATCGCTATGTGAAATCAAATCCACACGAAGTCGAGAATGCCACATGGATGCTAACG GTTTTCAACTGCTTTGGAAAGCAGTTCTGCTTGCATTTTGAGGCATTCCAGCTAGGAATGGCACCTGTTTACATGGCGTTTTTACGATTCATGGGTGATGATAACGAAGCAAAGAAGTTCAGCTACAGTTTGGAAGTGGGTGGCAACGGGCGTAAACTGATATGGCAAGGGATTCCAAGGGGCATCCGCGACAGTCACCGAAAAGTTCGTGACAGTCAAGACGGTCTCATCATTCAAAGAAACCTGGCACTGTATTTTTCGGGA